One genomic segment of Penaeus chinensis breed Huanghai No. 1 chromosome 13, ASM1920278v2, whole genome shotgun sequence includes these proteins:
- the LOC125031398 gene encoding putative integrase/recombinase y4qK: MGKPEKWLNTWGNTPTGVAICNQVSWMWMIAMYASCCINHLVELNPLPRLPLPKSFDKVYKLLQQQVILRGQSQSTFNNYIRQIALISLHFNCLPDQISDDQLTEYLTALAVEKKSPSRSSFKHMIYGLRYYFRLTGDNHRAINLPSLKNDTRLPVILNYSELRELFAAPTLLKHRIILTLIYSAGLRGREVINLKISDVDFERKTIHIRQSKYKKDRIVPLSQVMARGLKKYLAAEQPHIYLFNGKKPDQQYSEKGLGWVMREALKKASIQKQVSLHSLRHSYATHLLEQGVNIVTVQKLLGHAQITTTIIYLHVAQLSVMSAHSPLDTLYKQAL; this comes from the exons ATGGGCAAACCTGAAAAGTGGTTAAATACCTGGGGCAATACACCCACCGGGGTGGCCATCTGCAACCAGGTATCGTGGATGTGGATGATCGCGATGTACGCTTCATGC TGTATTAACCAT CTTGTTGAACTAAATCCGCTACCGCGGCTGCCTCTACCCAAAA GCTTCGACAAAGTTTACAAGCTCCTGCAACAGCAAGTGATCCTGCGCGGACAGAGTCAAAGTACCTTCAATAACTACATCCGCCAAATTGCTTTAATCAGTCTCCACTTTAACTGTTTGCCAGATCAGATCAGCGATGACCAGCTCACCGAATATCTCACGGCattagctgttgaaaaaaaatcacCCTCACGCAGCAGTTTTAAACACATGATCTACGGGCTTCGCTATTATTTTCGCCTCACCGGTGATAATCATCGGGCCATTAACCTGCCATCATTAAAGAATGATACCCGGCTCCCGGTCATTCTCAACTATTCGGAACTGCGGGAATTGTTTGCTGCCCCAACACTTTTAAAGCACCGCATTATACTGACCCTTATCTATTCGGCCGGTCTGCGAGGAAGGGAAGTGATCAACCTGAAAATTTCAGATGTCGATTTTGAACGCAAAACCATCCATATCCggcaaagtaaatataaaaaggatCGCATCGTACCACTTTCCCAGGTCATGGCACGCGGATTAAAAAAGTACCTGGCTGCTGAACAGCCGCACATTTACCTGTTCAATGGCAAAAAACCGGACCAGCAGTATAGCGAAAAAGGTCTGGGTTGGGTGATGCGTGAAGCACTAAAAAAGGCCTCCATCCAAAAACAGGTTTCGCTGCATTCCCTCCGGCATAGTTATGCGACTCATTTGCTCGAACAAGGCGTTAATATTGTGACCGTTCAAAAGTTGCTGGGCCATGCCCAAATCACCACGACCATCATCTACCTGCACGTCGCCCAATTATCTGTGATGTCGGCACACAGTCCGCTGGATACACTTTACAAACAGGCCTTATGA